A stretch of DNA from Anopheles ziemanni chromosome 3, idAnoZiCoDA_A2_x.2, whole genome shotgun sequence:
ttttcccaATAATTCGTTTTTTCATCGGATCGCTTTCGCTCCAAATGCACGCAATCTGCACAAACTCTGTTAGCACAATATCAGAGGCTAGCCGCAAAATAGCAATGTCATTTGCCATACTAGATCTAGTAAACGTAGGATGGAGCACTACATTTGACACTTGCATCACTTGTATATGTTCGCCCGATTCGTCCAGATGGTTTCGGCCAACGTGCACTATCATTTGATCGGCACGCAGTAAACCAACGTAGAATAAACAATGGCCAGCTGAAAGAGACATTATATCCATTGGAAATTTTGATTGTCGCTAGGTGGAGTAGTATAAAATATACTTACCAGTAAGAATACTATTGGCACTAACTATAGTTCCTCCACAGGCGTAAACAGTTGCATTCCCCAGCAGATGATAAAGGGCCGCATGCCACGGCCAGTGTCCTGCTGTTGAATTGACACCGTTGATTATCAGCGGTTCGATTTTCTCGTCAACAAGCTTTCGTTGTCCACATATTTGTTGCACATGTTTACCACTAATACATAcggtaagaacggaaagtaaaACGACAATGATCAAACTTTCACGATAGAAGTTTTGCTCGGACATTTTTTAATGCATTCGTATGTCCTCGTGCACTACTTTATTTGACGAGCGTGTGGCTCTTCCATGGTTGAATGTGAATGACTAACGAACGTTTGCCAACTTCCAATGCCGTGAATGCGATGATACTCGCGAGATCCGCGGACTATCATGTGAAGAAAAAGTGATAAGACGTACGGGCTAACTTGAATCGGAATTTTGGATTGTgccaaaatatacaaaaaggcTAAACTACATCCAACAGCTGCTTGTTGTTATCAGCATATGCACGAACCGGGTCAACGCATGAGAGATGAATGCTCTTTTGCGACAACAACCTAATTTGTATggttttttcataaagttaGGGCACATAAAAGGTACATGAAAATGATCGAATTTCCGAAACCTAACACTCGtaagaaagaggaaaaatgtaAGCAATGGGTAGCATTTTATAGCCAATCCTGCTAATCCTCTACGTACAAAGCTAGTTATTCTTGAGTTCTCACCATTTCTGACAGTTTTTCAGATTATTAACTGGAAACCTGAAGTGTAAATGTTGTCACATCACATCATATTGTTTAGAGGGAAACACGTC
This window harbors:
- the LOC131284710 gene encoding chymotrypsin-like elastase family member 2A is translated as MSEQNFYRESLIIVVLLSVLTVCISGKHVQQICGQRKLVDEKIEPLIINGVNSTAGHWPWHAALYHLLGNATVYACGGTIVSANSILTAGHCLFYVGLLRADQMIVHVGRNHLDESGEHIQVMQVSNVVLHPTFTRSSMANDIAILRLASDIVLTEFVQIACIWSESDPMKKRIIGKNGTIVGFGSTANEGEPPFLREATLTVVDGYRCVESDPTYGSVLKHTMYCAGRDGLGISACNGDSGGDGSDKDFQIDRVGYDVF